Proteins from a single region of Chryseobacterium sp. T16E-39:
- a CDS encoding sensor histidine kinase has translation MQENLIGADIQPGKEKLWQLLLLSKKYRILRHVVLCTIFLLLYVINPQDRGYTSEINFYASIVDFIYIMLVFYCNIYVLVPKLLLKGKVYQYILTILVLGVTTFLLICSAEILLSDYRVSKDPTLGQNWLSGLVYFLTTFIILISFTTAIKVFQYLVIHLEKLNRIQKLNFQNELSILKNQVSPHFLFNTLNNINILTETNPKLASKLILNLSDLLRYQIYDGVEDSILLSADITFIKNFLFIESLRKDNFKYDLSFNGSQKDAFLPPLLFIPFVENSVKHVDNENPYVEVRFQLDDNNLKFVCINSTNLDTNKKEKNEGIGLANIKKRLQLLFPEQHSLKIESKDNVFSVELNLTL, from the coding sequence ATGCAGGAAAACTTAATAGGAGCTGATATCCAACCTGGAAAAGAAAAATTATGGCAACTGCTTTTGTTGTCGAAAAAATACCGCATTCTGAGACATGTTGTTTTATGCACTATTTTTTTGCTTTTATATGTCATCAACCCGCAAGACAGAGGCTATACCAGTGAAATAAACTTCTATGCAAGTATTGTCGATTTCATCTACATTATGCTTGTTTTTTATTGTAACATTTATGTCCTTGTTCCCAAATTATTACTGAAGGGGAAGGTATATCAATATATTCTGACGATCTTAGTATTGGGCGTTACTACCTTCTTGCTTATCTGTTCAGCAGAAATTTTATTGTCCGATTACAGAGTTTCAAAAGATCCGACCCTGGGACAGAACTGGCTGTCAGGATTAGTTTATTTCTTAACCACTTTTATCATTTTAATCTCTTTTACCACAGCCATAAAGGTTTTCCAATATCTTGTGATCCATCTGGAAAAACTCAATCGGATTCAGAAATTAAATTTTCAGAATGAATTATCCATCCTGAAAAATCAGGTTTCACCCCATTTTCTCTTTAATACACTGAATAATATTAATATTCTCACGGAAACGAATCCAAAGCTAGCCTCAAAACTCATTCTTAATTTATCCGATCTCCTAAGATATCAGATTTATGATGGTGTTGAGGATTCTATTTTACTTAGTGCTGATATTACTTTTATTAAAAATTTTCTTTTTATAGAATCATTAAGGAAAGATAATTTTAAATATGATCTTTCATTTAACGGATCCCAGAAAGATGCATTTCTTCCACCGCTGCTTTTCATTCCTTTTGTAGAAAATTCTGTAAAGCATGTTGATAATGAAAACCCTTACGTGGAGGTCCGTTTTCAGCTTGATGATAATAATTTGAAATTTGTTTGTATCAATTCTACCAATTTGGATACTAATAAGAAAGAGAAAAATGAAGGAATTGGTCTGGCTAATATCAAGAAAAGACTACAGTTGCTTTTTCCGGAACAGCATAGTCTTAAGATAGAAAGCAAAGACAATGTCTTTAGTGTAGAATTAAATTTAACATTATGA
- a CDS encoding LytR/AlgR family response regulator transcription factor, with the protein MNCIIVDDEPIARQGILNLTAKVPDLIVKGLFKNSNEARLYLEKNVVDLIFLDIEMPGINGIEFAKSISKKTLVIFTTAHAQYALESYEIDAIDYLLKPISEDRFLKAATKAIEFNYFLSDDFEKSSFESIGENSIIVRADRRIYKILHKDIFFIEGMKDYSIINSKDNKIITAMNLKTILSQLPPQFFKRISKSYIVNYHHVLSVSPHAVHLQGIELPLGNTYRNEFINEFIKKKD; encoded by the coding sequence ATGAACTGCATTATTGTAGATGATGAGCCCATTGCAAGGCAAGGAATATTAAACTTGACAGCTAAGGTTCCCGATCTTATTGTAAAAGGACTTTTCAAGAACTCGAACGAAGCCAGACTGTATCTGGAAAAGAATGTAGTGGACCTTATTTTCTTAGATATTGAAATGCCCGGGATCAATGGAATTGAGTTTGCAAAAAGTATTTCAAAAAAAACATTGGTGATCTTTACAACCGCTCACGCTCAGTATGCTCTCGAAAGCTATGAAATTGATGCTATAGATTATCTTTTAAAACCAATCAGCGAAGACCGCTTTCTAAAAGCAGCTACAAAGGCAATAGAATTTAATTATTTTTTATCGGACGATTTTGAAAAAAGCAGTTTTGAATCTATTGGAGAAAACAGCATTATAGTAAGGGCAGACCGGAGGATCTATAAAATATTACATAAAGATATTTTCTTCATCGAAGGCATGAAAGATTATTCCATTATCAATAGTAAAGATAATAAGATCATAACAGCTATGAATCTTAAAACAATACTTTCCCAGCTTCCTCCTCAGTTTTTTAAGAGGATCAGTAAATCATATATTGTCAATTATCATCATGTCCTTTCCGTTTCTCCTCACGCTGTACATCTTCAGGGAATTGAGCTTCCGCTTGGAAATACGTACAGAAATGAATTTATAAATGAATTTATCAAAAAGAAGGATTGA
- a CDS encoding aspartyl protease family protein: protein MINLLKKISASIFFMLICSLYYGQSAKEQLTLANAAELQSKSFLDSVRFENRLGYFIIKVKNKENTYDYIFDTGGYNTVNTKILSKEDIKTKLQVEVGSSNQKKSKMDLVLLPSLQIGSVGFKNVGVFNFDFDEAPLINCFTNGGLIGKGIIKEAIWQIDARKSIIRFTDQINNLSHIKNGKKLKIEWDKTYNPFISIKVNGVKEKFLLDFGYGGFFSLTDKTFGKLNLTPIKNIQGEGSIGANGVVKEKTMISRIDKAEIAGFTFDKIPAYSESSNNHNLLGSELSKYFIITINSRDNELILTPYTENFTIEPLRSFGFDINLKNKKLYVSKLYEKMSAEKEGLNYDDVLISYNGNKLNEETVCEDFFKFKEALRSTEKIQIEVLRNGTLKSFNLIKQDI from the coding sequence ATGATTAATTTACTTAAGAAAATAAGTGCTTCTATATTTTTTATGTTGATCTGTAGCTTATATTACGGACAAAGTGCTAAAGAGCAGCTTACCCTGGCAAATGCAGCTGAGCTACAGTCAAAAAGTTTTTTAGACTCCGTTCGTTTTGAAAACAGATTAGGATATTTTATTATTAAAGTAAAGAATAAGGAAAATACCTATGACTATATATTTGATACCGGAGGTTATAATACGGTCAATACTAAAATTCTCAGTAAAGAGGATATTAAAACCAAATTACAGGTAGAAGTTGGAAGTTCAAATCAGAAAAAGTCTAAAATGGATCTTGTGTTACTGCCTTCATTACAAATTGGATCTGTTGGTTTTAAAAATGTTGGAGTCTTTAATTTTGATTTTGATGAAGCGCCACTTATTAACTGCTTTACTAATGGAGGATTAATAGGAAAAGGAATTATCAAAGAAGCGATATGGCAAATCGATGCTAGGAAATCGATAATCAGATTTACGGATCAGATCAATAATTTATCTCATATTAAAAACGGGAAAAAATTGAAGATTGAATGGGATAAAACCTATAACCCTTTCATCTCCATAAAAGTAAATGGGGTAAAAGAAAAATTTTTGCTGGATTTTGGATATGGCGGATTTTTCTCACTCACAGATAAAACATTTGGAAAGCTGAATCTGACTCCCATAAAAAATATACAAGGCGAAGGAAGTATTGGCGCCAATGGAGTAGTCAAAGAAAAGACAATGATTTCCAGAATTGATAAGGCTGAAATTGCCGGGTTTACTTTTGATAAAATACCTGCTTATTCTGAATCTTCAAACAATCATAATTTATTGGGATCTGAACTGAGTAAATACTTCATTATTACGATCAATAGCAGAGATAATGAACTTATTCTGACTCCTTATACAGAGAATTTCACAATAGAACCTCTTCGTAGTTTTGGATTTGATATCAATCTTAAAAACAAGAAACTGTACGTTTCGAAGCTGTATGAGAAAATGTCTGCAGAAAAGGAAGGACTAAATTATGATGATGTATTGATATCTTATAATGGAAATAAATTAAATGAAGAAACGGTCTGTGAAGACTTTTTTAAGTTTAAGGAAGCACTTAGGAGTACTGAAAAAATACAAATTGAAGTGTTGAGAAATGGAACTCTTAAAAGCTTTAATTTAATCAAACAGGATATATAA
- a CDS encoding Na+/H+ antiporter, giving the protein MIENFPFYLSLIFAIILLIMLANKIKVAYPVLLVIAGLLISFIPGIPSIKIDPELIFIIFLPPLLYEAAWAISWKELWKWRRVIGSFAFIVVFLTAISVAFVANYFIPGFSLALGFLLGGIVSPPDAVSAGAILKFVKVPKRMSSILEGESLLNDASSLIILRFALIAVATGQFVWHEAALSFSWMVIGGIGIGVFIGWIFMKCHKYLPTDANMDTILTIVAPYIMYICAEEVHSSGVLAVVSGGLLLSNHRHRILSASSRLRGINVWESFAFVLNGLVFMLIGLDLPEITSGLEGVSLSAAVGYGLLITGVLVVVRILSAYGAVIITLIARNYIPVADKRSPGFKAPLILGWTGMRGVVSLAAALSIPIQLYPGGPDFPQRNLILFITFIVILTTLLLQGLTLPFIIKKVNMPSFNDHLPDEEADEQIKREMAQYTLEHITKNYGEMLKTSPFLQNIRDKWQTKIGDDAQIRISPEVKLAYMDILNQQRLWLVDQNHDNQYDEDIIRKHLMRIDLEEERINYTH; this is encoded by the coding sequence ATGATTGAAAATTTTCCCTTCTACTTGTCGCTTATCTTCGCTATTATTTTACTGATTATGCTGGCTAATAAAATAAAGGTCGCATATCCGGTTCTTTTGGTGATAGCAGGATTACTGATCAGTTTTATTCCCGGGATCCCTTCAATAAAGATCGATCCCGAACTTATATTTATTATTTTTCTTCCTCCCTTACTGTATGAAGCAGCGTGGGCTATTTCGTGGAAAGAACTATGGAAATGGCGACGGGTTATTGGAAGCTTTGCTTTCATTGTGGTTTTTCTTACCGCAATTAGTGTAGCTTTTGTTGCTAATTACTTTATACCTGGATTTTCCTTGGCACTTGGTTTTTTATTAGGGGGTATTGTATCTCCACCAGATGCTGTAAGCGCGGGAGCTATTTTAAAGTTTGTAAAAGTTCCCAAAAGAATGTCGTCCATATTAGAAGGCGAAAGTCTCTTAAATGACGCTTCTTCACTGATCATTCTACGGTTTGCTCTCATCGCTGTAGCTACAGGACAGTTTGTGTGGCACGAAGCTGCATTAAGTTTTTCATGGATGGTTATCGGAGGAATCGGAATTGGAGTGTTCATCGGATGGATTTTCATGAAATGCCACAAGTATCTTCCTACAGATGCCAATATGGATACTATTCTTACGATTGTTGCTCCTTACATCATGTACATTTGTGCAGAAGAGGTTCATAGTTCAGGAGTGCTTGCCGTAGTAAGTGGTGGATTGCTTTTATCGAATCACCGACATCGTATTCTAAGTGCATCTTCCCGGTTACGGGGGATCAATGTTTGGGAAAGTTTTGCATTTGTCTTAAATGGGTTGGTCTTTATGCTTATCGGCTTAGATCTGCCGGAAATTACTTCAGGTTTAGAGGGAGTAAGCCTTTCAGCAGCGGTGGGCTACGGACTTTTAATAACGGGGGTGCTTGTTGTTGTAAGGATTCTGTCTGCATATGGTGCGGTAATAATTACGTTAATAGCCAGAAATTATATCCCTGTCGCAGATAAGAGAAGTCCCGGATTTAAAGCTCCACTGATCTTAGGTTGGACAGGAATGCGTGGGGTAGTCTCATTAGCGGCTGCACTTTCCATACCCATTCAGTTATATCCCGGAGGACCTGATTTTCCTCAGAGAAACCTGATCCTGTTTATTACTTTTATTGTCATTTTGACGACTCTTCTTCTTCAGGGGTTAACTCTACCATTTATTATCAAAAAGGTCAATATGCCTTCTTTTAACGATCATCTTCCGGATGAAGAAGCTGATGAGCAGATTAAAAGAGAAATGGCTCAATACACCCTGGAACACATTACTAAAAATTATGGTGAAATGTTGAAGACAAGTCCATTTTTACAGAACATCCGTGATAAATGGCAAACCAAAATTGGAGACGATGCCCAGATCAGAATTTCTCCCGAGGTGAAACTGGCTTATATGGATATTCTTAATCAGCAAAGATTATGGCTTGTTGACCAGAACCATGATAACCAATATGACGAAGATATCATCAGAAAACATTTAATGAGAATAGATTTAGAAGAGGAGAGAATCAATTATACCCACTGA
- a CDS encoding LysR substrate-binding domain-containing protein, which yields MELRQLRYFLKAKELLNFTEAANHLYISQSTLSQQIKQLEDELGIPLFNRIGKRITLTEAGEVFAKYAQKSLLKSQEGFLALRDLKELKSGELSMGVTYGLRSTMIKALIQFSNRYPEVRINIVFGTTSELMEKLHHGELDFALTFAKGTREKLFTYIPLFTSPMALVVSKNSNLADKKTVTLKEIVDFPLVMPSGGYSTTRFVMKAFETAGLKPDVLMQINDVAALLEVVKNGNWCTILAETTVTGQDQLATIPIKGKNMIRTAMLISLKDAYEKKAAKVFCTFLPFTQ from the coding sequence ATGGAACTTAGACAGCTGCGATATTTTCTAAAAGCTAAAGAACTGCTCAATTTTACAGAGGCTGCTAATCATTTATACATCAGCCAAAGTACACTTTCTCAACAGATTAAACAGTTGGAAGATGAATTGGGAATCCCTCTTTTCAACAGGATTGGGAAAAGAATTACGTTAACGGAAGCAGGTGAAGTTTTTGCAAAATATGCTCAAAAAAGCCTCCTGAAATCTCAGGAAGGCTTTCTGGCATTGAGGGATCTTAAAGAATTAAAGAGTGGTGAGCTATCTATGGGAGTCACTTATGGACTGCGTTCCACGATGATAAAAGCTTTGATTCAGTTTTCAAATAGGTATCCTGAAGTAAGGATAAATATTGTTTTTGGGACAACGTCTGAGCTGATGGAAAAGCTTCACCATGGGGAGCTCGATTTTGCGCTTACTTTTGCCAAAGGAACGCGGGAAAAACTATTTACCTATATTCCTCTTTTTACTTCACCAATGGCTTTGGTTGTTTCAAAAAATTCTAATCTGGCAGATAAAAAAACAGTGACCTTAAAGGAAATTGTTGATTTTCCTCTTGTTATGCCGAGTGGAGGGTATAGTACCACAAGATTTGTGATGAAAGCCTTTGAAACTGCCGGGCTTAAACCTGATGTTTTGATGCAGATCAATGATGTGGCAGCTTTACTGGAAGTTGTAAAAAACGGAAACTGGTGTACTATTTTAGCGGAAACCACTGTGACCGGTCAGGATCAGTTGGCTACTATTCCTATTAAAGGAAAAAATATGATCAGAACAGCAATGTTGATCTCGCTAAAAGATGCGTACGAGAAGAAAGCAGCAAAAGTATTTTGCACATTTCTACCTTTCACTCAATAA
- a CDS encoding DUF1349 domain-containing protein: protein MKRIIVGFCILVSINKSFAQTLEKMTWFNEPEKWEVKNNSLSMFVTPQSDYWRISHYGFTVDDAPFYYTTYGGEFEAKVKINGSYKARFDQMGLMLRVDKENYIKAGIEFVDGKYNLSTVVTHTTSDWSVITLDKIPPAVWIKAVRRLDAVEIFYSFDDKNYTLMRNAHLQDNTPVMVGLMAACPDGTGFNAIFENFKVKHLPDERRLKWLENNK, encoded by the coding sequence ATGAAGCGAATAATTGTAGGGTTTTGTATACTAGTGTCGATCAATAAGAGTTTTGCTCAGACTTTAGAAAAAATGACCTGGTTTAATGAACCGGAAAAGTGGGAGGTCAAAAACAACAGCCTCTCCATGTTTGTAACCCCTCAGAGTGACTATTGGAGGATTTCCCATTATGGTTTTACAGTAGATGATGCACCATTTTATTATACAACTTATGGCGGAGAGTTTGAAGCTAAAGTAAAAATCAATGGAAGCTATAAAGCCAGATTTGATCAAATGGGCTTAATGTTAAGAGTCGACAAAGAAAATTACATCAAAGCTGGAATTGAATTTGTGGATGGTAAGTATAATCTGAGTACGGTAGTCACACATACCACAAGTGACTGGAGTGTTATTACTTTAGATAAAATTCCACCGGCAGTCTGGATAAAAGCGGTAAGAAGACTTGATGCTGTTGAGATTTTCTACTCCTTTGATGATAAAAATTATACATTAATGCGTAATGCCCATCTACAGGACAATACACCGGTTATGGTTGGATTGATGGCAGCATGTCCGGATGGCACAGGTTTCAATGCCATTTTCGAGAATTTCAAAGTAAAACACTTACCTGATGAACGTCGTTTAAAATGGCTTGAAAACAATAAATAA
- a CDS encoding response regulator transcription factor, with translation MKILETLNETLLNKEPHKKDECLLDIDIYKNVALMYCQIENSISVLSDMRDNKSYVYKSNTALKLGLSKGKNPSVVDSIWEEEILKKIHPDDKLKKYIHELRFFKLMDSLDPKARTDYNVVSRIRVKDENDEYKFVQHRMYYIYSPYNGKLRFSLCLYGISIDQSILLPSDFLIINSVTGEVIVEDRLNYTTILTQRELEILKFVGEGFTSKEIAGFLFISVNTVSRHRQNILEKLKVKNSIKAFKESFH, from the coding sequence ATGAAGATTCTAGAGACATTGAATGAAACATTACTGAATAAGGAACCACACAAAAAAGATGAATGTTTATTGGATATTGATATATATAAGAATGTTGCTTTAATGTATTGCCAAATAGAAAATTCAATTTCAGTGTTAAGTGACATGCGTGATAATAAAAGTTATGTCTATAAATCCAATACCGCTTTAAAACTTGGGTTGAGTAAAGGTAAAAATCCATCTGTGGTAGACTCAATCTGGGAAGAAGAAATTCTCAAAAAAATACATCCGGATGACAAGCTTAAAAAATACATTCATGAATTAAGATTTTTTAAGCTCATGGATTCATTAGATCCAAAAGCCCGCACAGATTATAATGTTGTATCGAGAATACGCGTAAAAGACGAGAATGATGAATATAAATTTGTACAGCACCGAATGTACTATATCTATTCACCATACAACGGGAAATTAAGATTTTCTTTATGTCTTTATGGTATTTCCATTGATCAGTCGATCCTTTTGCCTTCAGATTTTCTTATTATCAATTCCGTAACAGGAGAGGTGATAGTAGAAGACAGGCTTAATTATACAACTATTTTAACCCAAAGAGAATTAGAAATCCTGAAGTTTGTAGGAGAAGGTTTTACAAGCAAAGAAATAGCTGGATTTCTCTTCATCAGCGTCAATACCGTCAGTCGCCACCGTCAGAATATTCTTGAAAAACTAAAAGTGAAAAATTCCATAAAAGCATTTAAAGAAAGTTTTCATTAA
- a CDS encoding helix-turn-helix domain-containing protein, whose translation MKKDEKNIKRGEEITNRFLAFLDQHIQDVISGNTFEFMELNEIAQRLAISHTHLTDTVKKEKGNHPCHFYDIKIIEQAQIMLSESNKPVAEIARIFTYDPSNFSKFFKKLTGLTPGGYRKLTQSKFPKSSP comes from the coding sequence ATGAAAAAAGATGAAAAAAATATAAAGAGAGGAGAAGAAATCACCAACAGATTTTTAGCTTTTCTGGATCAGCATATTCAGGATGTTATTTCCGGTAATACCTTTGAATTTATGGAGCTTAATGAAATAGCACAGCGTCTGGCGATCTCTCATACCCATCTTACGGATACCGTAAAAAAAGAAAAAGGTAATCATCCATGCCATTTTTATGATATTAAAATTATTGAGCAGGCACAGATCATGTTGTCCGAAAGCAATAAGCCTGTTGCAGAAATAGCCAGGATATTTACTTATGACCCATCCAATTTTTCCAAATTTTTTAAAAAACTTACCGGTCTCACTCCTGGAGGGTACAGAAAACTAACTCAGAGTAAATTCCCGAAAAGTTCACCATAG
- a CDS encoding SDR family oxidoreductase, translating to MSKNDLKGKVVLIAGGGKNLGGLLSRDFARKGAKLAIHYNSESSKQESEKTLSEVKALGAEAFLLQADLTKVENITKLFDETLKTFGGIDIAINTVGMVLKKPFVETTEAEYDSMFNINSKVAYFFIQEAGKKLNDHGKICTIVTSLLAAYTGLYSTYAGAKAPVEHFTRMASKEFGDRGISVTAVAPGPMDTPFFYGQESEDAVSYHQSASALGGLTDIKDIAPLIEFLVSDGWWITGQTIFANGGYTTR from the coding sequence ATGTCAAAAAATGATTTAAAAGGTAAGGTGGTATTAATTGCCGGGGGTGGAAAGAATCTTGGAGGATTATTAAGCAGGGATTTCGCAAGAAAAGGAGCTAAACTGGCTATTCATTATAATAGTGAAAGTTCAAAGCAGGAAAGCGAGAAGACCTTAAGCGAGGTTAAAGCTTTAGGAGCAGAAGCTTTTCTGCTTCAGGCTGACCTTACAAAGGTTGAGAATATTACAAAGCTATTTGATGAAACCTTGAAAACCTTTGGAGGAATCGATATTGCGATCAATACAGTTGGAATGGTTCTTAAAAAACCTTTTGTAGAAACTACAGAGGCGGAATATGATTCTATGTTTAATATTAATTCCAAAGTGGCTTATTTCTTTATTCAGGAAGCAGGTAAGAAATTGAATGATCATGGTAAGATCTGTACCATAGTAACTTCGTTATTGGCTGCGTACACAGGATTATACTCTACCTATGCCGGCGCAAAAGCTCCCGTAGAACATTTTACGAGAATGGCGTCTAAGGAATTTGGTGATCGGGGAATTTCTGTTACTGCTGTAGCTCCCGGACCAATGGATACTCCATTCTTTTATGGTCAGGAAAGTGAGGATGCGGTGAGTTATCATCAGTCGGCTTCTGCTTTAGGAGGCTTAACCGACATAAAAGATATTGCTCCTCTGATAGAGTTCCTGGTAAGTGATGGATGGTGGATCACCGGGCAGACGATTTTTGCCAATGGCGGATATACAACCAGATAA
- a CDS encoding aminotransferase class I/II-fold pyridoxal phosphate-dependent enzyme: MNIDFTTATFKDFENIPDYDIAQRADYFYEFLDHMKSRGHMNYRLRNTSGTNSTLNINIANENKEYISFVSSDYLGFTQHPKIKQAAIDGIEKYGTGTGATPLIGGYFDYHYALEKKISSFFGRNEDEAVLFTTGYTANSATLQILMQKEDIAILDMSVHASVHEGCAFTNKKTFPHNNLEALEHILKISENMYRTKLVVVDGVYSQDGDTSRVSEIYDLVKKYNAYLMVDDVHGVGILGETGRGTLEQAGLMDKVDFITGTFSKTFGNLGGFVITNKKIASFLKFQSRQQIFSATAPPSSLGIVKAIELIDEEPFWREKLWNNINYFKKGLNALGLDTGVTCSAIIPVKIGDQSKMWDIGRILIEKGVYTNPIMYPAVPRKDARIRMSVTARHEKEHLDKTLNIFDDINKKMHIAKK, from the coding sequence ATGAATATTGATTTTACAACGGCAACTTTCAAGGATTTTGAGAATATTCCTGATTATGATATTGCTCAGAGAGCAGATTATTTTTATGAATTTTTAGATCACATGAAATCCAGAGGACACATGAATTACAGATTAAGAAATACTTCTGGAACCAATTCAACATTAAACATAAACATCGCAAATGAGAATAAAGAGTACATTAGCTTTGTTTCGAGTGATTATTTAGGGTTTACGCAACACCCTAAAATAAAGCAGGCAGCAATAGATGGGATAGAAAAATATGGTACCGGTACCGGAGCTACACCTCTTATTGGTGGGTATTTTGATTATCATTATGCTTTAGAAAAGAAAATTTCAAGTTTCTTTGGCAGGAACGAAGACGAAGCTGTATTGTTTACCACAGGATATACTGCTAATAGCGCTACTTTACAGATATTAATGCAGAAAGAAGATATTGCCATTCTCGATATGTCTGTACATGCCAGTGTACATGAAGGATGTGCATTCACTAATAAAAAAACATTTCCACACAATAATTTGGAGGCTTTGGAACACATTTTGAAGATATCAGAAAATATGTACCGTACAAAGCTTGTTGTAGTTGATGGAGTATACTCGCAGGATGGAGACACCTCACGTGTAAGTGAGATATATGATTTGGTTAAAAAATATAATGCCTATCTGATGGTGGATGATGTACATGGCGTTGGGATTTTAGGAGAAACAGGAAGAGGAACACTTGAGCAGGCTGGTTTAATGGATAAAGTAGATTTTATAACAGGTACATTCAGCAAAACTTTTGGTAACCTGGGAGGATTTGTAATTACAAACAAAAAAATAGCATCATTCCTTAAATTTCAGTCTCGACAGCAAATTTTTTCTGCTACCGCACCGCCTTCATCTTTAGGAATCGTTAAGGCTATTGAACTGATCGATGAAGAGCCGTTTTGGCGGGAAAAATTATGGAATAACATCAATTATTTTAAAAAAGGACTTAATGCTTTAGGTTTGGATACCGGGGTCACTTGTTCTGCCATTATTCCAGTGAAAATAGGAGACCAAAGCAAAATGTGGGATATCGGAAGAATATTAATTGAAAAAGGAGTATATACAAATCCTATTATGTACCCCGCTGTACCGAGAAAAGATGCACGAATCAGAATGAGTGTGACGGCAAGACATGAAAAAGAACATTTAGATAAAACACTTAATATATTTGATGATATTAATAAAAAAATGCATATTGCGAAAAAATAA
- a CDS encoding TetR/AcrR family transcriptional regulator gives MPRKVVQGPIRDKEKTKQKLLAAVGKILRVKGYSGLKVSKIAAVAGFDKKLIYEYFGSTDKLIDEYIKSQDYWSKFSPNIEEEKNTTIGREALTQGILMQFESLKKNKELQKIILWELSESKPILRKLVQEREDVGANLFGNVTDPYFGEDAKRFRAIIALIVSGAYYLNLYPAYNATEFCGLNMKTEEGRSEIEKAIVDIIDFAYQKKK, from the coding sequence ATGCCTAGAAAAGTGGTGCAAGGTCCGATTAGGGACAAAGAAAAAACAAAACAGAAACTGCTTGCTGCAGTTGGCAAAATTCTTAGAGTAAAAGGCTATTCTGGTCTTAAAGTAAGTAAAATTGCTGCGGTAGCGGGCTTTGACAAAAAGCTTATCTATGAATACTTCGGTAGTACAGATAAACTTATTGATGAATATATAAAGTCTCAGGATTATTGGAGCAAGTTCAGCCCGAATATTGAAGAAGAGAAAAATACAACCATTGGTAGGGAGGCTTTAACGCAGGGAATTCTTATGCAATTTGAGAGTTTGAAGAAAAACAAAGAACTTCAGAAAATTATTCTTTGGGAACTTTCAGAAAGTAAACCGATCCTTCGTAAACTGGTTCAGGAAAGAGAAGATGTAGGAGCCAATTTGTTCGGAAATGTTACCGATCCATATTTTGGAGAAGATGCAAAAAGATTTAGAGCAATTATCGCTTTGATTGTTTCAGGAGCTTATTATCTGAATTTATATCCAGCTTATAATGCAACTGAATTTTGCGGACTTAATATGAAAACTGAGGAAGGAAGATCTGAAATTGAAAAAGCTATTGTTGATATAATAGATTTTGCATATCAGAAAAAGAAATAA